A DNA window from Pseudodesulfovibrio thermohalotolerans contains the following coding sequences:
- a CDS encoding PHP domain-containing protein, with translation MLIDLHVHSTCSPCSVLKPSEILAHARAKGLDGVCITDHDTMSILTQCREGFQPDGLLVIVGMEYTTEQGDYLVFGDVRSLPAGLSAESLLPRVRELGGAVVAAHPCRVWRPADPAVFELGLCGIAEVRNGRNTAAENQQALQLASGHDMIAVAGSDAHTLAELGRCPTRFTVPVNSAHDLVDALNRGQCRPAAAHRSAA, from the coding sequence ATGCTGATAGACCTTCATGTCCACTCCACCTGTTCGCCGTGCAGCGTCCTGAAGCCGTCCGAGATTCTCGCCCATGCCAGGGCAAAGGGACTTGACGGCGTGTGTATCACCGATCACGACACCATGTCCATTCTGACCCAATGTCGGGAGGGATTCCAGCCCGACGGGCTGCTTGTGATCGTGGGCATGGAGTACACCACGGAACAGGGCGATTATCTCGTTTTCGGCGACGTTCGGTCGCTGCCCGCAGGGCTGTCCGCCGAGAGCCTGCTCCCCCGTGTCCGCGAGTTGGGGGGCGCGGTCGTTGCCGCCCATCCGTGCCGCGTCTGGCGTCCGGCTGACCCGGCCGTCTTCGAGCTGGGGCTGTGCGGCATCGCCGAGGTGAGGAACGGGCGCAACACCGCCGCCGAGAATCAGCAGGCCCTGCAACTGGCTTCGGGGCACGACATGATCGCCGTGGCCGGTTCCGACGCCCACACCCTGGCGGAGTTGGGCCGATGTCCGACGCGGTTCACCGTGCCAGTCAACTCGGCTCACGATCTGGTGGACGCCCTCAACCGGGGGCAGTGCCGTCCCGCCGCTGCGCATCGTTCGGCGGCCTGA
- a CDS encoding BON domain-containing protein: MHRPTPPAQCALILCLALSAIAWTPWGAIYGSARDERSVGDQAADKKISLTIKTALADKDSALALKVHVYCFLGQVYLVGAINDTAFRSFSVKTAKGTSGVKKVTQYFVAESDTTTADLELVAKVRTALIGNSDLSSTQIEQEVMNGEVVLIGMVRTKADAALAVKVAKSVKGVRKVTSFLIPSK, from the coding sequence ATGCATCGCCCCACACCTCCCGCTCAATGCGCGCTGATCCTTTGCCTGGCCCTCTCCGCCATCGCCTGGACCCCCTGGGGAGCCATTTACGGAAGCGCGCGCGACGAGCGCAGCGTCGGCGATCAGGCGGCGGACAAAAAGATATCCCTGACCATCAAGACGGCCCTGGCCGACAAGGACTCGGCTCTTGCCCTCAAGGTCCACGTATATTGCTTCCTGGGACAGGTCTATCTGGTGGGCGCGATCAACGACACGGCGTTCAGGAGTTTCTCCGTAAAGACAGCCAAGGGAACCTCGGGAGTGAAGAAAGTCACCCAATACTTCGTGGCCGAATCGGACACCACGACCGCCGACCTGGAGCTGGTGGCCAAGGTGCGCACCGCACTCATCGGCAACAGCGACCTGAGCTCCACTCAAATCGAGCAGGAGGTCATGAACGGCGAGGTGGTCCTGATCGGAATGGTCAGGACAAAGGCTGACGCGGCCCTGGCCGTGAAGGTGGCCAAGTCCGTGAAGGGCGTGCGCAAGGTCACGTCCTTCCTGATTCCCTCGAAGTAA
- a CDS encoding DnaJ C-terminal domain-containing protein, with amino-acid sequence MEYRDYYKLLGVPRSASKEEIGKAFKKLARKYHPDLNPNDKEAENKFKEINEAYEVLKDEKKRKLYDQFGSNWEHGQNFQPPPGYENVHFSSGGGFGGGGGGGGFSDFFETIFGGGGGGAGYRGGFHQGGFSQGDFGGGYQPRPRRGADSEASYELSLEEAYRGGKKSISLQEQTAGPDGFPRMTTKTLEVTVPAGIKDGQKIRLAGQGNPGMNGGPKGDLYLKIRLMPHHMFKVSESDVILDLPLAPWEAALGTTARIPTLDGAVEMKIPPGIGSGKKLRIKGRGLGSGAKKGDQYVRIMIQVPERLTAEERDLFEQLQKTSAFKPRSF; translated from the coding sequence ATGGAATATAGAGATTATTACAAACTCCTCGGAGTGCCGCGTTCCGCTTCCAAGGAAGAGATTGGAAAGGCTTTCAAGAAGCTGGCCCGAAAGTATCACCCCGATCTCAACCCGAACGACAAGGAAGCCGAGAACAAGTTCAAGGAGATCAACGAGGCCTACGAGGTCCTCAAGGACGAGAAGAAGCGCAAGCTTTACGATCAGTTCGGTTCGAACTGGGAGCATGGTCAGAACTTCCAGCCGCCGCCGGGCTATGAGAACGTCCACTTCAGTTCCGGCGGGGGTTTTGGAGGCGGAGGCGGAGGCGGAGGTTTCTCCGACTTCTTCGAGACCATCTTCGGCGGCGGTGGCGGCGGCGCAGGCTATCGCGGCGGCTTCCACCAGGGCGGTTTTTCGCAGGGCGACTTCGGCGGCGGTTATCAGCCGCGTCCCCGCAGGGGGGCGGACTCCGAGGCCTCTTACGAGCTGTCTCTTGAGGAGGCCTACCGGGGCGGCAAGAAGTCCATCTCCCTCCAGGAGCAGACCGCCGGGCCGGACGGCTTCCCGCGCATGACCACCAAGACCCTTGAGGTCACGGTGCCCGCGGGCATCAAGGACGGCCAGAAGATTCGTCTGGCGGGTCAGGGCAACCCCGGCATGAACGGCGGTCCCAAGGGCGACCTGTATTTGAAGATTCGGCTTATGCCGCACCACATGTTCAAGGTGTCGGAATCGGACGTCATCCTCGATCTTCCCCTGGCTCCATGGGAGGCCGCGCTCGGTACCACCGCGCGCATCCCCACCCTGGACGGGGCCGTGGAGATGAAGATTCCGCCGGGCATCGGCTCGGGCAAGAAATTGCGCATCAAGGGCAGGGGCCTCGGCTCCGGCGCCAAGAAGGGCGACCAGTACGTGCGTATCATGATCCAGGTCCCCGAGCGGCTTACCGCCGAGGAACGCGACCTGTTCGAACAGTTGCAGAAGACCTCGGCATTCAAGCCGAGAAGTTTCTAG
- a CDS encoding chaperone modulator CbpM, producing the protein MTTKRLQEMMMHLPGLNLPERSEYVAWAQLVQLTAIQPAEVSELVDLGWISPKKTGAEEYLFRLKDVYRIHKLMRLVRDLEVSVYGGSIIVDLLERVEELETEVEELKRFV; encoded by the coding sequence ATGACCACGAAAAGATTGCAGGAAATGATGATGCATCTGCCGGGCCTCAATCTGCCCGAACGCAGTGAATACGTTGCCTGGGCCCAATTGGTCCAGCTGACCGCCATCCAACCCGCCGAAGTGAGCGAGCTGGTCGACCTCGGCTGGATTAGCCCCAAGAAGACCGGGGCCGAGGAATACCTGTTCCGGCTCAAGGACGTGTATCGCATCCACAAGCTCATGCGCCTGGTCCGCGACCTTGAAGTCTCGGTCTACGGCGGGTCCATTATCGTCGATCTGCTCGAACGGGTCGAAGAGCTGGAAACCGAAGTCGAGGAATTGAAAAGGTTCGTCTGA
- the clpB gene encoding ATP-dependent chaperone ClpB — protein MDINTFTRKTQEAVSEAQNLAIRNGHQQIDCEHLMHALVAQENGLAGQILRKLGVAPDAYLGAIDAEISRMPSVTGSGARPDQIVVTPRMQKTLVAADDMRKRMKDEYVSVEHVFVVLMDEPSSTGVGKVNKQFGLDKNKVLTALEEVRGKQRVTSDNPEATYESLKKYGRDLVEEARSGKLDPVIGRDSEIRRVIRILSRRTKNNPVLIGEAGVGKTAIAEGLAQRIVKGDVPEGLKDKTVFSLDMSALIAGAKYRGEFEERLKAVLKEVAESAGQIIMFIDELHTIVGAGKTDGAMDASNILKPMLARGELHCIGATTLDEYRKYIEKDPALERRFQTVLVEEPSVEDTISILRGLRERFEVHHGVRIADGAIVEAAVLSSRYITDRQLPDKAIDLIDEAAALIRTEIDSQPFELDTVNRQVMQLEIEREALKRESDKASRERLADLEKKLAELKESQAAMLAQWENEKSSIERLRALKGEIEATRREIDEAKRIPDYNRAAELEYGKLPQLEKELADRNESLATGDAPRMVKEEVGPDDIALVISKWTGIPVTRLMEGEREKLLRLADTLHERVIGQDQAVQAVADAVLRARAGLKDPTRPIGSFIFLGPTGVGKTELCKTLASALFDTEDNMIRIDMSEYMEKHTVARLIGAPPGYVGYDEGGQLTEAVRRKPYSVILFDEIEKAHHDVFNVLLQILDDGRLTDSHGRTVDFKNTIVIMTSNLGAEFMLDGINATGEFKPGVEDQVREVLRRHFRPEFLNRVDETVLFRPLTQDQLIGIIELLVRGLRSRLEDRNIGLTLTDRAKAFIAQSAYDPSFGARPLHRYLKHNLETPLAKRLIAGELSDGETVTVDEREGELVFA, from the coding sequence ATGGATATCAATACGTTCACTCGTAAAACACAGGAAGCCGTCTCCGAGGCCCAGAATTTGGCCATTCGGAACGGGCACCAGCAGATAGACTGCGAACATCTCATGCACGCCCTGGTGGCGCAGGAGAACGGCCTTGCGGGCCAGATCCTGCGCAAGCTCGGCGTGGCCCCGGATGCCTATCTCGGGGCTATCGACGCCGAGATCTCCAGAATGCCGTCCGTGACGGGTTCGGGCGCGCGCCCGGATCAGATCGTGGTCACGCCGCGTATGCAGAAGACCCTTGTGGCCGCCGACGACATGCGCAAGCGCATGAAGGACGAGTATGTCTCCGTGGAGCACGTGTTCGTGGTCCTCATGGACGAGCCGTCCAGCACCGGCGTGGGCAAGGTCAACAAGCAGTTCGGCCTGGACAAGAACAAGGTCCTGACCGCTCTTGAGGAAGTGCGCGGCAAGCAGCGCGTGACCTCGGACAATCCCGAGGCCACCTATGAATCGCTCAAGAAGTACGGCCGTGATTTGGTGGAGGAGGCCCGTTCGGGCAAGCTCGACCCGGTCATCGGCCGCGACAGCGAGATTCGCCGCGTTATCCGCATTCTTTCCCGCCGGACCAAGAACAACCCGGTGCTCATCGGCGAGGCCGGCGTCGGCAAGACCGCCATCGCCGAGGGATTGGCCCAGCGCATCGTCAAGGGCGACGTGCCCGAGGGGCTGAAGGACAAGACCGTCTTTTCCCTCGACATGTCCGCCCTGATCGCCGGGGCCAAGTACCGTGGCGAGTTCGAGGAGCGACTCAAGGCCGTGCTCAAGGAAGTGGCCGAGTCCGCCGGGCAGATCATCATGTTCATCGATGAGCTGCACACCATCGTGGGCGCGGGCAAGACCGACGGAGCCATGGACGCGAGCAACATTCTGAAGCCCATGCTGGCGCGCGGCGAATTGCATTGTATCGGCGCGACCACGCTGGACGAGTACCGGAAGTACATCGAGAAGGACCCGGCGCTTGAACGTCGTTTCCAGACCGTGCTCGTGGAGGAGCCGTCCGTCGAGGACACCATCTCCATTCTGCGCGGACTGCGTGAGCGGTTCGAAGTGCACCACGGCGTACGCATTGCCGATGGGGCCATCGTGGAAGCGGCCGTCCTGTCCAGCCGGTACATCACCGACCGGCAGCTCCCGGACAAGGCCATCGACCTTATCGACGAGGCCGCGGCTCTGATTCGTACGGAGATCGATTCCCAGCCCTTCGAGCTGGATACGGTCAACCGGCAGGTCATGCAGCTTGAGATCGAGCGCGAGGCCCTGAAGCGGGAGTCCGACAAGGCGTCCCGTGAGCGGCTGGCCGATCTGGAGAAGAAGCTGGCCGAGCTCAAGGAGTCCCAGGCCGCCATGCTCGCCCAGTGGGAGAATGAGAAGTCCTCCATCGAGCGGCTCCGCGCCCTCAAGGGCGAGATCGAGGCCACCCGCCGCGAGATCGACGAGGCCAAGCGGATTCCCGACTACAACCGGGCCGCCGAGCTGGAATACGGCAAGCTGCCCCAGTTGGAGAAGGAGTTGGCGGATCGCAACGAGTCCCTGGCCACGGGCGATGCTCCGCGCATGGTCAAGGAAGAGGTCGGTCCGGACGATATCGCCCTGGTCATCTCCAAGTGGACCGGCATCCCGGTCACCCGGCTCATGGAAGGGGAGCGCGAGAAGCTGCTTCGGCTGGCCGACACCCTGCACGAGCGGGTCATAGGCCAGGATCAGGCCGTCCAGGCCGTGGCCGACGCCGTGCTCCGCGCCCGCGCGGGACTCAAGGACCCGACCAGGCCCATCGGCTCGTTTATCTTCCTCGGCCCCACGGGCGTGGGCAAGACCGAGCTGTGCAAGACCCTGGCCTCGGCCCTGTTCGACACCGAGGACAACATGATCCGCATCGACATGTCCGAGTACATGGAGAAGCATACCGTGGCGCGGCTCATCGGCGCGCCTCCGGGCTACGTGGGGTATGACGAGGGAGGCCAACTGACCGAGGCCGTGCGCCGCAAGCCGTACTCGGTCATTCTGTTCGACGAGATCGAGAAGGCGCACCATGACGTGTTCAACGTGCTCCTGCAGATTCTCGACGACGGGCGGCTGACGGATTCCCACGGCCGGACCGTGGACTTCAAGAACACCATCGTCATCATGACCTCCAATCTCGGGGCCGAGTTCATGCTCGACGGCATCAATGCGACGGGCGAGTTCAAGCCCGGGGTCGAGGACCAGGTGCGCGAGGTCCTGCGCCGCCACTTCAGGCCCGAGTTCCTGAACCGTGTGGACGAGACCGTGCTGTTCCGGCCACTGACCCAGGATCAGCTCATCGGCATCATCGAGCTGCTCGTGAGGGGCCTGCGCTCCCGGCTTGAGGACCGCAACATCGGGCTGACACTGACCGATCGGGCCAAGGCGTTTATCGCCCAGTCGGCCTACGACCCGTCCTTTGGCGCGCGGCCTCTGCACCGCTACCTGAAGCACAACCTGGAGACGCCTCTGGCCAAGCGGCTCATCGCGGGCGAGCTGTCCGATGGCGAAACCGTCACCGTGGACGAACGCGAAGGGGAGCTTGTCTTCGCGTAA
- a CDS encoding multidrug effflux MFS transporter, which yields MPNLILLSLLAAFPPLSTDMYLPAIPTLQALWGITYATANLSLVLFMGVFSVFLLIHGPLSDRFGRKPVLVGGLILFIVASFGCALAPTIGFLLAFRCLQAAGAAAGASLALALSKDLYAGAERQKILAYIGVIMALGPMLAPSIGGLMLKFASWRWIFIVQVGMAFIGLYGVLRLKEPLTEFTQGGFLAVAGRYRLVLRNLPFTVLATGFALMSLPHFAFIGGSADMYINELGLSEQAFGIYFGANAVGFMLGSFVCTRLVGTYKPLSMLYATFVFLFASTVLMFVLGGRTPLTLALPMFCMSLSVGFSRPISNSMILDQVDSDVGAAAGILTFEIFFIAAMAMQLISMDWDHKPYILGVLGVFGTLIPLAALLAVRKRCRFN from the coding sequence ATGCCGAACCTGATCCTGTTGTCTTTGCTGGCGGCCTTTCCGCCGCTTTCCACCGATATGTACCTGCCCGCCATTCCCACATTGCAGGCATTGTGGGGCATCACCTATGCCACGGCCAACCTTTCCCTGGTCCTGTTCATGGGCGTGTTCAGCGTCTTTTTGCTCATACACGGCCCTCTGTCCGACCGGTTCGGCCGCAAGCCCGTGCTTGTCGGCGGGCTGATTCTGTTCATAGTGGCCTCTTTCGGCTGCGCCCTGGCTCCCACAATCGGATTTTTGCTTGCCTTTCGCTGTTTGCAGGCCGCAGGCGCGGCGGCCGGGGCGTCGCTGGCCCTGGCCTTGTCCAAGGATCTTTATGCCGGAGCGGAAAGGCAGAAAATTCTGGCCTATATAGGGGTAATCATGGCCCTGGGGCCCATGCTGGCCCCGTCCATCGGCGGATTGATGCTCAAGTTCGCGTCCTGGCGCTGGATATTCATCGTCCAGGTGGGCATGGCCTTTATCGGGCTGTACGGGGTGCTGCGCCTCAAGGAGCCGCTCACCGAGTTCACGCAGGGCGGTTTCCTGGCCGTGGCCGGGCGCTACCGGTTGGTGCTTCGGAACCTGCCGTTCACGGTCCTGGCCACCGGGTTCGCCCTCATGTCCCTGCCCCATTTCGCCTTTATCGGCGGCTCGGCAGACATGTACATCAACGAACTGGGCCTGTCGGAACAGGCCTTCGGCATCTATTTCGGGGCCAACGCCGTTGGCTTTATGCTCGGGTCTTTCGTCTGCACCCGGTTGGTGGGCACGTACAAGCCGTTGAGTATGCTCTACGCAACCTTCGTCTTCCTTTTCGCATCCACCGTGCTCATGTTCGTTCTTGGCGGGCGTACCCCCCTGACCCTGGCCTTGCCCATGTTCTGCATGTCTCTCAGCGTGGGCTTTTCCCGGCCCATCTCGAACTCCATGATCCTCGACCAGGTGGATTCGGATGTGGGCGCGGCCGCGGGCATCCTTACTTTCGAGATATTTTTCATCGCGGCCATGGCGATGCAGCTTATCTCCATGGATTGGGATCACAAACCCTACATTTTGGGCGTTCTCGGCGTGTTTGGCACCCTGATTCCGCTGGCGGCCCTGCTGGCCGTCCGGAAGCGGTGCAGATTCAACTAG
- a CDS encoding YheT family hydrolase — protein sequence MPVLPIPDYRPPFPFASGHLATLYPPLFRLAPLAAPVTERVELADSDFLDLDWHRSRTGESDRLVIISHGLEGDSRRKYVLGMAVMANQAGWDAACWSQRGCGEEPNRLPRSYHSGETGDLHEIILHCLSTGRYGKVVLIGFSMGGNQTLKYLGEEPGRVPREIAGAMAFSTPCDLGGAERVISAHRIYFEYFMRGLRRKMREKGERFPELVDASKLKGIRTLRDFDDRFTAPLGGFADAADYYAKASSLQFLRSVHVPTLLVNAQNDPFLTPTCFPVTEAMSNPDLFLEMPLHGGHVGFIAKDHDNVYWSEQRAKAFLKEIAA from the coding sequence ATGCCCGTACTGCCCATTCCCGACTATCGGCCGCCCTTCCCGTTCGCCTCGGGCCACCTGGCCACCCTCTACCCGCCGCTCTTCCGGCTCGCGCCCCTGGCCGCGCCCGTGACCGAACGCGTGGAGCTGGCGGACTCAGACTTCCTGGACCTGGACTGGCACCGCTCCCGCACCGGCGAGAGCGACCGGCTGGTCATCATCAGCCACGGTCTTGAAGGAGATTCGCGGCGCAAGTACGTCCTCGGCATGGCGGTCATGGCCAACCAGGCGGGATGGGACGCGGCCTGCTGGTCCCAGCGCGGCTGCGGCGAGGAGCCCAACCGGCTGCCCCGCTCCTACCACTCGGGCGAAACCGGCGACCTGCACGAGATCATTCTCCACTGCCTGTCCACGGGCCGTTACGGCAAAGTGGTCCTCATAGGCTTCTCCATGGGCGGCAACCAGACCCTCAAATATCTGGGCGAGGAACCCGGCCGCGTACCCCGGGAAATAGCCGGGGCCATGGCCTTCTCCACCCCCTGCGACCTTGGCGGAGCCGAGCGGGTCATCTCGGCCCACCGTATCTATTTCGAATATTTCATGCGCGGCCTGCGCCGGAAGATGCGGGAAAAAGGCGAACGGTTTCCGGAACTGGTGGACGCGTCGAAACTCAAGGGCATCCGCACCCTGCGCGACTTCGACGACAGGTTCACGGCTCCCCTCGGCGGCTTCGCGGATGCCGCCGACTACTACGCCAAAGCGTCCTCTCTCCAGTTTCTGCGATCCGTCCACGTGCCCACCCTGCTGGTCAACGCCCAGAACGACCCGTTCCTGACCCCGACCTGCTTCCCGGTGACCGAGGCCATGTCCAACCCGGACCTGTTCCTCGAAATGCCCCTTCACGGCGGTCATGTGGGGTTCATCGCCAAGGACCACGATAACGTCTACTGGTCGGAACAGCGCGCCAAGGCGTTCCTGAAGGAAATAGCGGCCTGA
- a CDS encoding aminopeptidase, whose product MPLYDQTDMENYAEVLTWALNESRERPLRNSETVLIRYDIPGLALAEAVYSRLMDMHLMPVAMAQPTPYMEMERYLNSSYGQLLFQQPGLAELYSQIAGVINIIAPEELTYLQTVDPRTIAEARRADAPNRRILQRRRQSGAMGWTTCLYPTEALAAGAGMTLDEYAYALKRACWLNMPDPVAEWRRLKREAGEVCAWLDAMEIRSVKVESEDIDLTVGIGDNRRFVGVNGANIPGYEIYVAPDARKVDGTYYADQPTIRYGHLVAGMALDFSGGIASRVEAGSGQMFVQQQLYSDAGARRVGEFSLTDRRFSRVDRFMAHTLPDENYGGEHGNCHIALGGSVLESFSGPPELLTPELEYELGFNSSDMHWDLVNTQPKRVTAWLVDGSPRLIYENGEFQM is encoded by the coding sequence GTGCCGCTGTACGACCAGACCGATATGGAGAATTACGCCGAGGTCCTGACCTGGGCCCTGAACGAGTCCCGTGAACGCCCACTGCGCAACAGCGAGACGGTTCTCATCCGTTACGACATTCCGGGACTGGCCCTGGCCGAGGCGGTCTATTCCAGGCTCATGGACATGCATCTCATGCCGGTAGCCATGGCCCAGCCCACGCCGTACATGGAGATGGAGCGGTATCTCAATTCCAGCTACGGACAACTTCTTTTCCAGCAGCCCGGCCTGGCCGAGCTCTATTCCCAGATCGCCGGAGTCATCAACATCATCGCTCCCGAGGAGTTGACCTATCTACAGACGGTGGACCCGCGCACCATTGCGGAAGCGAGACGCGCCGACGCGCCCAACCGGCGCATCCTGCAACGGCGCAGGCAGTCCGGGGCCATGGGGTGGACCACCTGCCTCTATCCCACCGAGGCCCTGGCGGCGGGGGCGGGCATGACGCTCGACGAGTACGCCTACGCCCTGAAGCGCGCCTGTTGGCTGAACATGCCCGATCCTGTCGCCGAGTGGCGGCGGCTGAAGCGGGAGGCGGGCGAGGTCTGCGCCTGGCTCGACGCCATGGAAATCCGCAGCGTCAAGGTGGAGTCCGAGGATATCGACCTTACCGTGGGCATCGGCGACAACCGCCGTTTCGTGGGCGTGAACGGGGCCAACATTCCGGGGTATGAAATCTACGTGGCTCCGGACGCGCGCAAGGTGGACGGAACCTATTACGCTGACCAGCCGACCATCCGCTACGGACACCTTGTCGCGGGCATGGCCCTGGATTTTTCCGGTGGCATCGCCTCCCGCGTGGAGGCAGGGAGCGGCCAGATGTTTGTCCAGCAGCAGCTTTATTCGGACGCGGGCGCGCGCAGGGTGGGGGAGTTTTCCCTGACCGACCGACGGTTTTCCCGCGTGGACCGTTTCATGGCTCACACCCTGCCGGATGAGAATTATGGCGGAGAGCACGGCAACTGCCATATCGCCCTGGGCGGCTCGGTGCTGGAGAGTTTTTCCGGCCCGCCCGAGCTGCTCACTCCCGAGCTGGAGTACGAGCTCGGCTTCAATTCCTCGGACATGCATTGGGACCTGGTCAACACCCAGCCCAAGCGCGTCACCGCCTGGCTTGTGGACGGCAGCCCCAGGCTGATCTACGAGAACGGCGAGTTCCAAATGTAA
- a CDS encoding nucleotide exchange factor GrpE: MAKNKNEVPINGLYDEDGRIFEEQDPEEQAPKGRAENEPAEEQAEVSLSKEELAALCKESVCPECDVFKEAEATRLRALADSENVKKRLFREAEELRKYAGESVLADLLPVLDNLDLALAHTDNLSPECKNFVVGVDMTRKLFLGAVKTHGLEAVQAEVGIDFDPEIHEAVGTVEEPSLSDNQVAQVIQNGYRLKGRLLRPAKVMVNKV, encoded by the coding sequence ATGGCTAAAAACAAAAACGAAGTGCCCATCAATGGTCTGTATGACGAAGATGGCCGGATATTCGAGGAACAGGACCCCGAGGAGCAGGCTCCCAAAGGCCGGGCTGAGAACGAGCCCGCCGAGGAGCAGGCGGAGGTGTCTCTGAGCAAGGAAGAGCTGGCCGCTTTGTGCAAGGAGTCGGTCTGTCCCGAGTGTGACGTGTTCAAGGAGGCCGAAGCCACCCGGCTGCGCGCCCTGGCCGACTCCGAGAACGTCAAGAAGAGGCTGTTCCGGGAGGCCGAGGAACTCAGAAAGTACGCGGGCGAGTCCGTTTTGGCCGACCTGCTGCCTGTCCTCGACAACCTGGACCTGGCTCTGGCCCACACCGACAACCTTTCTCCCGAGTGCAAGAATTTCGTGGTCGGCGTGGACATGACCCGCAAGCTTTTTCTGGGCGCGGTCAAGACTCACGGTCTGGAAGCCGTGCAGGCCGAAGTCGGCATCGATTTCGACCCCGAGATCCACGAGGCCGTCGGCACAGTGGAAGAGCCTTCGCTGTCCGACAACCAGGTCGCCCAGGTGATCCAGAACGGCTATCGCCTGAAAGGACGCCTGCTTCGCCCGGCCAAGGTCATGGTCAACAAGGTGTAG